The uncultured Roseibium sp. genome contains a region encoding:
- a CDS encoding sarcosine oxidase subunit gamma family protein yields the protein MANPLYQPDATEEPILGLASVSILQAAPLGRLSFRGRKAAQDTAAKALGFDLPQKPLSAAEGVDKAALWLGPDEWLLLTAEDGAEALQTAMADTIGNAPHALVDISHRQDALIVTGDRAEWLLNSGIPIDLDRSAFPVGMVTRTLFHKAPVMLWRIGDDSFVIEAWGTFMGYVAGLLEEAATELTAA from the coding sequence ATGGCTAATCCCCTCTATCAGCCCGATGCGACCGAAGAGCCGATTCTAGGCCTAGCCTCCGTCTCCATCCTGCAAGCCGCGCCGCTCGGCCGCCTCTCTTTCAGGGGGCGCAAGGCCGCTCAGGACACGGCCGCCAAAGCGCTCGGTTTCGACCTGCCGCAAAAGCCGCTTTCCGCAGCCGAAGGTGTGGATAAGGCCGCGCTCTGGCTTGGCCCGGACGAGTGGCTTCTGCTTACCGCAGAAGACGGTGCCGAAGCCCTGCAAACTGCCATGGCGGACACGATCGGCAACGCGCCGCACGCGCTTGTCGACATTTCCCACCGGCAGGATGCGCTGATCGTGACCGGCGACAGGGCCGAATGGCTTTTGAATTCCGGCATCCCGATCGACCTGGACAGGTCCGCCTTTCCGGTCGGCATGGTCACCCGCACGCTGTTCCACAAGGCCCCGGTCATGCTTTGGCGCATCGGAGACGACAGTTTCGTCATCGAAGCCTGGGGAACTTTCATGGGATACGTCGCGGGACTTCTGGAAGAAGCCGCAACGGAATTGACGGCTGCCTAG
- a CDS encoding caspase family protein, translated as MRWTVIAGIFLSLLLTGSSAAETRAMLVGAFDYENSFGISDLKGPKNDIEAMAALLKKRGVTDVRVYLDSMGPDQKATRQNILDGFRKLAEDAGKGDFIYIHMSGHGSRQLDMNNDERDGLDEIFLPSDIGKPEPGANQVPNALVDDEIGEIVTALRRKGADVWFVLDSCHSGSGMRDASSYSLSRNVTPDVFGIDTSVRSSNEKRDTEPFDAPAAQSGEMGNYLAFYAARSTEVAREIDFSKGAAKGDEGWYGLFTSVLLRRLEQNPDLSYRQLFQALLSDINNDPELGQMGMQTPSWEGNLIDAAVFGGEMNAGVHRFLVNGDEIDGGLIQGIRPGTLIGLKDGDLTKRTFLGFAQVEEAEPRIAYLRPVAETCQPTSQDLCEFEGSLPEDARFGEIVARPMDMIIRFSPVLDFKSGAPVVSDAPVASLVRSTLQEVTERAGIAGEQAEGTYDVQILLDGNTLWFGPQAHIEQEPAGLSFKLVEPYPENRQKLSSVLLRILKAELFAKAMESMETEPSLLSEAPLEIEANLSSSDIRVLAPPGRKVSAKRECRAAYRKMDPSKAVPLQSGQDLKQCDILQFMAQGKFEDALDLNRIHIDAQYCIHPKYELVDGSDRKQPVGAPTVVCSDCPPNNQYSAGYDRVYFIASKVRRNTESFNLEGQIENCFGEEEGSRGTDTKGLFGKTLKAISDKSLGSRSGFSFDDAATDVWVKTYRWRTLPRSIAFTLGN; from the coding sequence ATGCGCTGGACTGTGATTGCCGGTATCTTCCTCTCGCTTCTTCTGACGGGGAGTTCCGCTGCGGAGACACGGGCGATGCTCGTCGGCGCATTCGATTACGAAAACAGCTTCGGTATTTCCGATCTCAAGGGCCCAAAGAACGACATCGAAGCGATGGCTGCGCTTTTGAAAAAACGCGGTGTTACGGATGTGCGGGTCTATCTGGACAGCATGGGCCCTGACCAAAAAGCCACGCGGCAGAACATTCTGGATGGCTTCAGGAAGCTTGCGGAAGACGCAGGCAAAGGAGACTTCATCTATATCCACATGAGCGGGCACGGGTCGCGTCAACTGGATATGAACAACGACGAGCGGGACGGTCTGGACGAGATCTTCCTTCCCTCCGATATCGGGAAGCCCGAGCCGGGCGCCAACCAGGTCCCGAATGCCCTGGTCGACGATGAAATCGGCGAGATTGTTACCGCGCTGCGGCGCAAGGGGGCGGACGTCTGGTTCGTGCTTGACAGTTGCCATTCCGGAAGCGGCATGCGGGACGCCTCCAGCTATTCTCTCAGTCGGAACGTGACGCCGGATGTTTTCGGCATCGATACATCGGTCCGCTCCAGCAATGAGAAGCGGGACACGGAGCCATTCGACGCGCCGGCCGCACAGTCGGGGGAGATGGGAAACTATCTTGCCTTTTATGCCGCTCGCTCCACGGAGGTCGCCCGGGAGATTGACTTCAGCAAGGGCGCCGCGAAAGGAGACGAAGGCTGGTACGGACTTTTTACCTCGGTGCTTCTGCGCCGCCTGGAACAGAATCCGGACCTTTCCTATCGTCAGTTGTTTCAGGCGCTTCTCAGCGACATCAACAACGATCCCGAGCTGGGCCAGATGGGAATGCAGACCCCTTCCTGGGAGGGGAATCTGATCGATGCGGCCGTCTTCGGCGGAGAGATGAATGCCGGTGTGCATCGCTTTCTCGTCAATGGCGATGAAATCGATGGCGGACTGATTCAGGGCATCCGGCCCGGAACCCTGATCGGTCTTAAGGACGGCGATCTGACGAAACGGACCTTCCTGGGGTTTGCCCAGGTCGAAGAAGCCGAACCGCGGATCGCTTACCTCCGCCCTGTCGCGGAGACTTGCCAGCCGACGTCTCAGGACCTCTGCGAATTTGAGGGCAGCCTTCCGGAAGACGCGCGTTTCGGCGAAATTGTTGCCCGGCCGATGGATATGATCATTCGCTTTTCCCCGGTCCTGGACTTCAAGTCCGGGGCGCCGGTCGTATCCGATGCCCCCGTTGCGTCGCTGGTTCGGTCGACCTTGCAGGAAGTGACGGAACGGGCGGGCATTGCAGGCGAACAAGCGGAGGGGACCTATGATGTCCAGATCCTGTTGGACGGCAACACGCTGTGGTTCGGTCCCCAGGCGCATATCGAACAGGAGCCCGCAGGTCTGTCTTTCAAGCTTGTCGAACCATATCCGGAAAACCGGCAAAAGCTTTCTTCCGTGCTCCTTCGTATTCTGAAGGCGGAACTGTTCGCCAAGGCGATGGAGTCCATGGAAACCGAGCCTTCGCTTTTGAGCGAGGCGCCGCTAGAAATCGAAGCCAACCTTTCCAGTAGCGATATTCGTGTGCTGGCGCCGCCGGGGCGCAAGGTTTCCGCGAAACGGGAATGCCGTGCGGCTTACCGGAAAATGGATCCGAGCAAAGCCGTTCCGCTTCAAAGCGGACAGGATCTCAAGCAATGCGACATTCTCCAGTTCATGGCGCAGGGGAAGTTCGAGGATGCGTTGGATCTCAACCGGATCCACATCGACGCGCAATATTGCATTCATCCCAAATATGAGCTGGTCGATGGCAGCGACCGGAAACAGCCGGTCGGCGCCCCGACCGTGGTCTGTTCCGATTGTCCGCCGAACAACCAGTATTCGGCCGGCTACGATCGCGTCTATTTCATTGCAAGCAAGGTGCGCCGGAATACGGAGAGCTTCAATCTGGAGGGCCAGATTGAAAATTGCTTCGGTGAGGAGGAGGGCAGCCGGGGCACGGATACGAAAGGCCTGTTCGGCAAGACGCTGAAGGCCATTTCCGACAAGTCACTGGGCAGCCGGTCCGGCTTTTCGTTCGATGACGCGGCAACCGATGTCTGGGTGAAGACGTACCGGTGGCGGACCCTTCCCAGATCGATTGCGTTCACGCTCGGGAACTAG
- a CDS encoding sarcosine oxidase subunit delta, which produces MLLIKCPYCGVERPELEFRCGGEAHIARPQDPSATTDEEWTEFLYMRTNTKGIYAERWRHIHGCGRFFNAVRDTVSDKFLKIYKAGEPMPDLASLEKEAGQ; this is translated from the coding sequence ATGCTGTTGATCAAATGCCCCTATTGCGGTGTCGAACGCCCAGAGCTTGAATTCCGCTGCGGCGGCGAAGCCCACATCGCCCGCCCCCAGGATCCGTCTGCCACGACCGACGAGGAATGGACTGAGTTCCTCTACATGCGCACCAACACCAAGGGGATCTACGCCGAACGCTGGCGCCATATTCATGGCTGCGGCCGGTTCTTCAACGCGGTCCGGGACACGGTCTCCGACAAGTTCCTGAAGATCTACAAGGCGGGCGAGCCAATGCCCGATCTGGCGTCCCTGGAAAAGGAGGCCGGTCAATGA
- a CDS encoding sarcosine oxidase subunit alpha family protein produces the protein MSQPFRTEKGGQIDRDRQISFTFDGERLEGYEGDTLASALLANGIHLVGRSFKYHRPRGILTAGSEEPNALVGIYRKGDQTPNLRAPQVELYDGLQAISQNRFPSLSFDIGAVNDLLSPLFPSGFYYKTFMWPKAFWDSVYEPVIRAAAGLGKPPKNPDHDRYANLYAHCDVLVIGAGPAGLAAALAASETGARVILCDEQANLGGSLLTETAATIDGKQPADWAEDAVTDLAARDNVTLLPRTTAFGYYAQNFVALAERVTDHMADPDPALPRERLWQVRAKEVVIAAGSIERPMVFPENDRPGILMAGAARTYLNRYGVKVGQKVLVATACDTAWQAAFDLADNGVEVAAIADTRKIVPDALLTIAEARNIKVRTGCVVTGTNGRKRVSGALLGHVSSTGAVSSAGDVACDALLMSGGWTPTVSLYSQSRGKVVWDEANGNFLPGAHPQNERSAGACRGLYGLNAVLEDGYAAGEDAAKSATGKTAKLTHAVATGAHAGEGGILGDLPNDRDTSRVKAFVDYQNDVTAKDVKLAVREGMHSIEHIKRYTTTGMATDQGRLSNMNALAIASSALDKPLPEVGLTTFRQPFTPTTFGTFATSSRGDFFDPVRKTPSHQWAVDNDVVFEDVGQWKRSRYFPKDGEDMHAAVARECQIVREKVGLFDGSTLGKIEVVGPDAAEFLERMYTNPWKGLKPGRCRYSLMLNDAGFIIDDGVIGRIAEDRFHVTTTTGGAAHVFATMEDYLQTEWPDLDVWVTSTTEQYAVIALQGPLARDAIAPFIQDIDLSPEALPHMSVATGAFSGIPCRLFRISFTGEIGFEINVPRRHGTMVWQTMAAEIEKLGGVVYGTETMHVLRAEKGYIIVGQETDGTVTPDDVGMSWAIGKKKFDFVGKRGLARPDLVADGRKQLVGLLTKDPRVVLEEGAQVTKVPDPANGTSAEGHVTSAYDSPAAGRSIALAMVKDGRALHGQTLYIPMPGGAIEVEVTEPVFVDKEGGRLNG, from the coding sequence ATGAGCCAGCCGTTCCGCACCGAAAAAGGTGGTCAGATCGACCGTGACCGCCAGATCTCCTTCACCTTCGACGGCGAACGTCTTGAGGGCTATGAAGGCGACACGCTCGCCTCTGCCCTGCTTGCCAACGGTATTCATCTCGTGGGCCGGTCGTTCAAGTATCACCGCCCGCGCGGCATCCTGACCGCCGGGTCAGAAGAACCGAACGCGCTGGTCGGGATCTACCGCAAGGGCGACCAGACCCCGAACCTGCGCGCGCCGCAGGTCGAGCTTTACGACGGTCTGCAGGCCATCAGCCAGAACCGCTTCCCGTCACTGTCCTTCGACATCGGCGCGGTCAACGACCTGCTGTCGCCCCTGTTCCCGTCCGGCTTCTACTACAAGACCTTCATGTGGCCGAAGGCCTTCTGGGACAGCGTCTACGAACCCGTGATCCGTGCGGCGGCCGGGCTCGGCAAACCTCCGAAGAACCCGGACCACGACCGCTACGCCAATCTCTATGCCCATTGCGACGTACTGGTGATCGGCGCAGGGCCCGCAGGCCTTGCCGCCGCCCTTGCGGCCTCGGAAACCGGCGCACGGGTTATTCTCTGCGACGAGCAGGCAAACCTCGGCGGGTCGCTTCTGACAGAGACTGCGGCAACCATCGACGGCAAGCAGCCGGCGGACTGGGCGGAAGACGCGGTCACAGACCTGGCTGCGCGGGACAACGTCACCCTGCTGCCGCGCACCACCGCATTCGGCTATTATGCGCAGAATTTCGTGGCGCTCGCCGAAAGGGTCACCGATCATATGGCCGATCCGGACCCGGCCCTGCCGCGCGAACGCCTGTGGCAGGTGCGCGCCAAAGAGGTGGTGATTGCAGCCGGAAGCATTGAGCGGCCGATGGTGTTTCCGGAAAACGACAGGCCCGGCATCCTGATGGCCGGCGCGGCCCGCACCTATCTCAACCGCTACGGCGTCAAGGTCGGACAAAAGGTCCTGGTGGCAACCGCCTGCGACACCGCCTGGCAGGCGGCCTTCGATCTCGCCGACAACGGCGTCGAAGTCGCCGCCATCGCCGATACCCGCAAGATCGTGCCCGACGCCCTGCTGACCATCGCCGAAGCTCGCAACATCAAGGTTCGGACCGGTTGCGTCGTCACCGGGACGAACGGCCGCAAACGTGTCTCCGGCGCCCTGCTCGGCCACGTTTCCAGCACCGGGGCCGTCAGTTCCGCTGGTGACGTTGCCTGCGACGCGCTCCTGATGTCCGGCGGCTGGACCCCGACCGTCAGCCTCTATTCCCAGTCCCGCGGCAAGGTCGTCTGGGACGAAGCCAACGGCAATTTCCTGCCCGGCGCCCACCCGCAGAACGAACGCTCCGCCGGCGCCTGCCGGGGTCTCTACGGCCTGAACGCGGTACTCGAGGATGGTTACGCCGCCGGTGAAGACGCGGCGAAATCCGCAACCGGCAAGACGGCCAAGCTCACCCATGCGGTCGCGACCGGCGCCCATGCCGGTGAAGGCGGCATCCTTGGAGATCTGCCCAACGACCGCGACACTTCTCGCGTCAAGGCCTTCGTCGACTACCAGAATGACGTCACGGCGAAAGACGTGAAACTGGCCGTGCGCGAAGGCATGCATTCCATCGAGCATATCAAGCGCTACACCACGACCGGCATGGCGACCGACCAGGGACGCCTGTCCAACATGAACGCGCTGGCCATTGCCTCCAGCGCCCTGGACAAGCCCCTGCCCGAAGTGGGCCTGACCACCTTCCGCCAGCCGTTCACGCCGACCACCTTCGGCACCTTCGCCACCTCATCGCGCGGTGATTTCTTCGACCCCGTCCGCAAGACCCCCTCTCATCAGTGGGCCGTCGACAACGACGTCGTCTTCGAGGACGTCGGCCAGTGGAAACGGTCGCGCTATTTCCCGAAGGACGGCGAGGACATGCATGCCGCCGTTGCCCGAGAATGCCAGATCGTGCGCGAAAAGGTCGGCCTGTTCGACGGTTCCACGCTGGGCAAGATCGAGGTCGTCGGTCCCGATGCGGCGGAATTCCTGGAGCGGATGTACACAAACCCTTGGAAGGGATTGAAGCCCGGCCGCTGCCGCTACAGTCTGATGCTCAATGACGCCGGCTTCATCATCGATGACGGTGTCATAGGCCGGATCGCTGAAGACCGGTTCCATGTGACCACGACCACCGGCGGAGCCGCCCATGTCTTCGCCACCATGGAAGACTACCTGCAGACGGAGTGGCCGGACCTCGATGTGTGGGTGACCTCGACCACCGAGCAATATGCGGTCATCGCCCTGCAGGGGCCGCTTGCCCGCGACGCCATTGCGCCGTTCATACAGGATATTGATCTGTCGCCGGAGGCCTTGCCGCACATGAGCGTGGCGACCGGCGCCTTCTCGGGCATTCCCTGCCGCCTGTTCCGGATCTCCTTCACCGGCGAGATCGGTTTTGAAATCAACGTACCCCGCCGCCACGGCACCATGGTCTGGCAGACCATGGCCGCGGAGATCGAAAAGCTCGGCGGTGTCGTCTACGGCACGGAAACCATGCACGTTCTGCGCGCCGAAAAGGGCTACATCATCGTCGGCCAGGAAACCGATGGGACCGTTACCCCAGACGATGTCGGCATGAGTTGGGCCATTGGCAAGAAGAAGTTCGACTTCGTCGGAAAACGTGGGCTCGCCCGCCCCGATCTTGTCGCCGACGGCCGCAAGCAGCTTGTCGGTCTCCTCACCAAGGATCCCCGCGTCGTGCTGGAAGAAGGCGCCCAGGTCACCAAAGTGCCGGATCCGGCCAATGGCACGTCCGCGGAAGGCCATGTGACCTCCGCCTATGACAGCCCGGCCGCTGGCCGCTCCATTGCGCTTGCGATGGTCAAGGACGGCCGCGCGCTTCATGGACAAACACTCTACATCCCCATGCCCGGCGGTGCGATCGAGGTCGAAGTAACCGAACCCGTCTTTGTCGACAAGGAAGGAGGCCGCCTCAATGGCTAA
- a CDS encoding S-(hydroxymethyl)glutathione dehydrogenase/class III alcohol dehydrogenase — protein sequence METRAAIAVAAGKPLEVTTVRLEGPKAFEVLVEIKATGICHTDEFTLSGADPEGLFPAILGHEGAGVVVEVGPGVTTLKPGDHVIPLYTPECRTCEYCLNPKTNLCQSIRVTQGQGLMPDGSSRFSTLDGDPILHYMGTSTFSNYTVVPEIALAKIREDAPFDKVCYIGCGVTTGIGAVINTAKVEIGSKAIVFGLGGIGLNVLQGLRLAGADMIVGVDLNNSKKEMAERFGMTHFVNPSEVEGDLVPYLVDLTKGGADYTFDATGNVGVMRTALECAHKGWGESIIIGVAPAGAEISTRPFQLVTGRSWRGTAFGGARGRTDVPKIVDWYMDGKIEIDPMITHTMPLEDINKGFDLMHAGESIRSVVLY from the coding sequence ATGGAAACACGTGCAGCTATTGCAGTCGCAGCAGGCAAGCCGCTTGAAGTCACCACAGTCCGGCTGGAAGGCCCGAAGGCTTTTGAAGTTCTGGTTGAGATAAAGGCGACAGGTATCTGCCATACCGACGAATTCACGCTTTCAGGCGCTGACCCGGAAGGACTGTTCCCGGCGATCCTCGGCCATGAAGGCGCCGGCGTCGTCGTGGAAGTGGGGCCGGGTGTCACCACCCTGAAGCCGGGCGATCATGTCATTCCGCTCTACACGCCGGAGTGCCGGACCTGCGAGTACTGCCTCAACCCGAAGACCAACCTGTGCCAGTCGATCCGCGTCACCCAGGGCCAGGGCCTGATGCCGGACGGCTCGTCGCGCTTCTCCACGCTCGATGGCGATCCGATCCTGCACTACATGGGCACCTCGACCTTCTCCAACTACACAGTGGTTCCGGAAATCGCGCTCGCCAAGATCCGTGAGGACGCGCCGTTCGACAAGGTCTGCTACATCGGCTGCGGCGTGACCACGGGTATCGGCGCGGTGATCAACACCGCCAAGGTCGAGATCGGCTCAAAGGCGATCGTCTTCGGTCTCGGCGGTATCGGTCTCAACGTTCTGCAGGGGCTTCGTCTTGCGGGCGCCGACATGATCGTCGGAGTGGATCTGAACAATTCCAAGAAGGAAATGGCGGAGCGCTTCGGCATGACCCATTTCGTCAATCCGTCGGAAGTGGAAGGCGATCTGGTGCCTTATCTGGTCGATCTGACCAAGGGCGGCGCCGACTACACCTTCGATGCGACGGGCAATGTGGGTGTCATGCGGACTGCGCTGGAATGCGCCCACAAGGGCTGGGGCGAATCCATCATCATCGGTGTGGCGCCGGCGGGGGCTGAGATTTCGACCCGTCCGTTCCAGCTGGTGACCGGCCGGTCCTGGCGCGGCACGGCCTTCGGCGGTGCGCGCGGGCGGACCGACGTGCCGAAGATCGTCGACTGGTACATGGACGGCAAGATCGAGATCGATCCGATGATCACCCACACCATGCCGCTCGAAGACATCAACAAGGGCTTCGACCTGATGCATGCCGGCGAGTCGATCCGCTCCGTCGTGCTTTACTGA
- a CDS encoding sarcosine oxidase subunit beta family protein, producing MARYSFLELAKNAFSAHKNWGRQWRAPEPKAEYDIVIVGAGGHGLATAYYLASEHGLKNIAVIDKGWLGGGNTGRNTTIVRSNYLWEESAALYQHAIDLWEGLSQELNYNVMYSQRGVMMLAHTVHDIQVFKRHIHANRLAGVQNEWLTPEEARDFCPPLNIQKNIRYPVMGAALQRVGGTARHDAVAWGYARGADNLGVDIIQNCAVTGIRRGADGAVEGVETAKGFIKAKKVGVVAAGHTSVLMEMAGVRVPLESNPLQALVSEPVKPAFPCVVMSNTIHAYVSQSDKGELVIGAGTDQFVSYSQTGGIHITTHTIDAICELFPMFRRMRMLRNWGGIVDVTPDRSPIIAKTPVPGLYVNCGWGTGGFKATPGSGHVFAHTIAKDEPHPINAPFTIDRFRTGRLIDEAAAAAVAH from the coding sequence ATGGCGCGATATTCATTTCTGGAACTGGCCAAGAACGCCTTTTCCGCCCACAAGAACTGGGGCCGTCAGTGGCGCGCGCCGGAACCCAAGGCCGAATACGACATCGTCATCGTCGGTGCCGGCGGCCACGGTCTGGCAACGGCCTACTATCTGGCAAGCGAACACGGCCTGAAGAACATCGCGGTGATCGACAAGGGCTGGCTCGGCGGCGGCAATACGGGCCGCAACACCACCATTGTGCGGTCCAACTACCTCTGGGAAGAAAGTGCAGCCCTCTACCAGCATGCGATCGACCTGTGGGAAGGCCTCTCCCAGGAACTGAACTACAACGTCATGTACTCCCAGCGCGGCGTGATGATGCTGGCCCATACGGTCCACGACATTCAGGTGTTCAAGCGCCACATCCACGCCAACCGGCTGGCCGGCGTTCAGAATGAATGGCTGACGCCCGAAGAAGCCCGGGACTTCTGCCCGCCGCTCAATATTCAAAAGAACATCCGCTACCCCGTTATGGGCGCGGCCCTTCAGCGGGTTGGCGGCACCGCCCGCCATGACGCGGTCGCCTGGGGCTATGCCCGCGGCGCCGACAACCTCGGCGTCGACATCATCCAGAACTGCGCCGTGACCGGCATTCGCCGTGGTGCGGACGGTGCGGTCGAAGGCGTCGAAACCGCGAAAGGCTTCATCAAGGCGAAGAAGGTCGGTGTCGTGGCGGCGGGCCATACCTCCGTGCTCATGGAAATGGCCGGCGTCCGGGTTCCGCTGGAATCGAACCCGCTGCAGGCGCTCGTCTCCGAGCCCGTCAAGCCCGCCTTCCCCTGCGTGGTCATGTCCAACACCATCCACGCCTATGTCTCCCAGTCGGACAAGGGCGAATTGGTGATCGGCGCGGGCACGGACCAGTTCGTCTCCTACAGCCAGACCGGCGGCATCCACATCACCACCCACACCATCGATGCCATCTGCGAGCTGTTCCCCATGTTCCGGCGCATGCGCATGCTGCGCAACTGGGGCGGCATCGTCGACGTGACGCCGGACCGCTCGCCGATCATCGCCAAGACACCGGTGCCGGGGCTCTACGTCAATTGCGGCTGGGGCACGGGTGGCTTCAAGGCAACGCCGGGATCGGGCCACGTCTTCGCCCACACGATCGCGAAGGACGAACCGCATCCGATCAACGCCCCCTTCACCATCGACCGGTTCCGCACCGGTCGTCTGATCGACGAAGCCGCGGCCGCCGCCGTAGCGCACTAG
- a CDS encoding alpha/beta hydrolase has translation MRFLVFTVSLTMLMTSLTASVAQAPVPDTETAVFNPLVFGLQLAQEPDPQERLQLIDGALDRLQAQTNADPKVVLDLLQEKVDLLLDLGKTGEAASLLAGMASFADKNRDSLDVNIAALLHKAAELNEQNGNLRQASRLLERELEERRSGMQFGEPVARVMNDLARVAQKRGNTTAFQQYTSSAEAVLTMDGPGAPGGTKAANNEGGFREVEIYYATDRARSGSNDPGEYYGYDRGQLEYGIVTVSIPDTHVPGAIEAPSIWRLEFGPDASKHVMVQKVDPKDVSAFYARMNSDLDQRSSKEAFVFIHGYNVTFDAAAKRAGQLAYDMNYSGLPILYSWPSAGKTTRYIGDEAVVRLSGRRLARFLEDLRQKSGAETIHIVAHSMGNRALTDALEILALKNTGTPDELPLFGQVFFAAPDVDADLFAEMAKTFHPVAQRLTLYTSEEDWALKTSRELHGSATRAGLGGDNQLASSDFDTIDMTGLGTDMLSHSYFADDSSALADMLALLWRNPAPGKRCGLAPHKSDGDKPTTWRYLKNVCHDRDLLALLAQLRGYPHPDPATIRKVVEANVSDKDQISQWETLLLGMTGQ, from the coding sequence ATGCGTTTTCTGGTTTTTACGGTTTCCCTGACAATGCTGATGACAAGCCTGACCGCCTCTGTGGCACAGGCGCCCGTGCCGGATACCGAAACCGCTGTTTTCAATCCCCTCGTCTTCGGGCTGCAGCTCGCCCAGGAACCGGATCCGCAGGAACGGCTGCAACTCATCGACGGCGCGCTGGACCGGCTGCAGGCGCAAACCAACGCGGATCCCAAGGTCGTCCTCGACCTGCTTCAGGAAAAAGTCGACCTGTTGCTGGACCTCGGCAAGACCGGGGAAGCAGCAAGCCTGCTCGCCGGCATGGCGTCCTTCGCTGACAAGAACCGGGACAGCCTCGATGTGAACATCGCCGCTTTGTTGCACAAAGCCGCCGAACTGAACGAGCAGAACGGCAACCTCCGTCAGGCCTCCAGGCTTCTGGAACGGGAACTGGAGGAACGCCGGTCCGGAATGCAGTTCGGCGAGCCCGTTGCCCGCGTCATGAACGACCTCGCCCGTGTCGCCCAAAAACGCGGAAACACCACGGCGTTCCAGCAATACACGTCGTCGGCGGAAGCAGTCCTGACCATGGATGGGCCGGGAGCCCCGGGCGGCACCAAGGCGGCCAACAATGAAGGCGGTTTCCGGGAAGTGGAGATTTATTACGCCACGGACAGGGCGCGTTCGGGAAGCAACGATCCGGGCGAGTATTACGGCTATGACCGCGGTCAGCTCGAATATGGCATCGTCACCGTCAGCATCCCGGACACCCATGTGCCCGGGGCCATAGAAGCTCCCTCTATCTGGCGACTGGAGTTCGGCCCGGACGCCAGCAAGCACGTGATGGTCCAGAAGGTAGACCCGAAAGACGTATCCGCTTTTTACGCCAGGATGAATTCGGATCTCGACCAACGTTCCAGCAAGGAGGCGTTTGTCTTCATCCACGGCTACAACGTCACCTTCGACGCCGCCGCCAAACGGGCTGGTCAGCTCGCCTATGACATGAACTATTCGGGTCTGCCGATCCTCTATTCCTGGCCGTCCGCCGGAAAGACCACCCGTTACATCGGCGATGAGGCGGTGGTCCGGCTCAGCGGCCGCCGGCTTGCAAGGTTCCTGGAGGATCTCAGACAGAAATCCGGCGCCGAAACCATTCACATCGTCGCCCACTCCATGGGCAACCGGGCGCTCACGGATGCCCTTGAAATTCTTGCCCTCAAGAACACCGGAACACCCGACGAACTGCCGCTCTTCGGTCAGGTGTTCTTTGCCGCCCCCGATGTGGATGCCGATCTGTTCGCGGAAATGGCCAAGACCTTCCATCCGGTCGCGCAACGGCTCACCCTCTACACGTCCGAAGAGGACTGGGCTCTGAAGACGTCCCGGGAACTGCACGGCAGCGCCACGCGCGCAGGGCTTGGCGGTGACAATCAGCTGGCCTCCAGCGACTTCGACACGATCGACATGACCGGCCTTGGAACGGACATGTTGTCCCACTCCTATTTTGCCGACGACAGTTCCGCCCTTGCCGACATGCTGGCGCTGCTGTGGCGCAATCCCGCCCCCGGAAAGCGGTGCGGTCTTGCGCCTCACAAGAGCGACGGCGATAAACCGACAACCTGGCGCTACCTGAAAAACGTCTGCCACGACCGCGACCTGCTGGCCCTTCTGGCACAGCTGAGAGGCTATCCGCATCCGGATCCGGCCACGATCCGGAAAGTCGTCGAGGCAAATGTCTCCGACAAGGACCAGATCAGCCAGTGGGAGACCCTTTTGCTTGGTATGACCGGGCAATAG